A portion of the Candidatus Acidiferrales bacterium genome contains these proteins:
- a CDS encoding ACT domain-containing protein, producing the protein MPRAKQLTVWVEDRPGVLGEVASALGAKKVNIIGFIASVVEGRGAIRLVVDKPAAAKKVFAERGWETTEENIVQVTLTDKPGALGSAASKLGAASINIQYAYTGSAKGARKVNTFFAVVDVTAALKALR; encoded by the coding sequence ATGCCAAGAGCAAAGCAGCTTACCGTATGGGTGGAAGATCGGCCCGGGGTGTTAGGTGAAGTGGCCTCCGCCCTGGGGGCAAAGAAGGTAAACATCATTGGGTTCATAGCGTCGGTCGTGGAAGGGCGGGGTGCCATTCGGTTGGTTGTCGATAAGCCAGCGGCGGCCAAAAAGGTCTTTGCCGAACGCGGGTGGGAAACAACCGAGGAAAATATCGTCCAGGTTACCCTAACCGATAAGCCCGGCGCGCTAGGGAGTGCAGCGAGCAAGCTGGGTGCGGCTAGCATCAACATTCAATACGCCTACACTGGATCAGCGAAAGGCGCGCGAAAAGTCAACACGTTTTTTGCGGTGGTGGATGTGACGGCGGCACTGAAAGCTCTGCGCTAG
- a CDS encoding ERCC4 domain-containing protein, translated as MKRRRTLITSPLEWQMTAAPVPHPAQPVVAERGGTQLRTPRPVVIVDTREQNPFSFARFRGWFKGVEKKPLKLGDYSVAGLEETCTVERKDLSDLVHSFTVERPVFISRLRQMSRYPQRLLVITAALSQVKSPYAYSSVNPNKITQSLIALLAGLGVPFLCVETHELGEEIVASYLYQVFLYHWLETNDYGRFLADNDL; from the coding sequence ATGAAGAGACGGCGCACGCTGATCACGTCCCCACTTGAGTGGCAGATGACCGCGGCGCCGGTGCCGCACCCGGCACAGCCGGTCGTGGCTGAGCGTGGCGGGACGCAACTCCGCACGCCTCGGCCGGTGGTGATCGTGGACACTCGGGAGCAGAACCCGTTCTCTTTTGCTCGCTTTCGTGGCTGGTTTAAGGGCGTGGAGAAAAAGCCATTGAAGCTGGGAGATTACTCGGTCGCCGGGTTGGAGGAGACCTGTACCGTTGAGCGGAAAGACCTGTCTGACTTGGTTCACTCCTTCACCGTCGAGCGGCCGGTCTTCATTAGCCGGCTCCGGCAAATGAGCCGTTACCCACAACGCCTGTTGGTCATCACCGCCGCCCTGAGCCAGGTTAAGTCTCCCTATGCGTACAGCAGCGTCAATCCCAACAAAATCACCCAATCACTGATCGCACTTTTGGCGGGTCTCGGGGTGCCCTTTCTTTGCGTGGAGACACATGAACTGGGCGAGGAGATTGTGGCTTCGTATCTCTACCAGGTCTTCCTTTACCACTGGCTGGAAACCAACGACTATGGCCGCTTCCTGGCCGACAACGACCTGTAG